The DNA sequence TATCTCAGCAAGATCGCTGTAGCTTCTAGCCATGTCGTTCCTCGAGGGCCTGGTAGACGACACCAGGCTGCCGATGTTGCTGCTCTTCGCCTCGTTCATGATCACGTTTGTGGTCACCCGGACCATCACCCGGATGATTCGCTCCGGGCGCGGGCCCTTCCACGACAACGTCGCCGGCGGCGTGCACATCCATCACGCGGTCCCCGGGATCATCTCCACGATCGGTGGGGGATTCCTGTCGGTGGCCGTCCACGGTGACTCACCGTGGGCCGAGGTCAGTGCGGTGATGATCGGGGTTGGATCGTCGCTGGTGCTCGACGAGTTCGCCATGATCCTGCACCTGCAAGACGTCTACTGGTCCGCCGAAGGCTAGCTGTCGGTGCAGGTGGTCGCCCTGACGGGCTCACTCCTCGGACTGGTGCTGCTCGGCATCGATCCCGTCGTGTCGAACGTCGGGACGCCCGGCCACTTTGTCCTGCTCGGCACCATCCCGTTTCACATCCTCGCCCTGTTGTTGTGCGTCGAGAAGGGCAAGTACCAGACGGCTGCGATCGGCGCGTTCATCCCTCCCGTCGCCTGGATCGGCGCAGTTCGCCTCGCCAGGCCGAAGTCGAGGTGGGCACGCAAACGATATTCCGACGTCAAGCTCGGTCGCGCGCAACAGCAGGAGAAGAAGTTCGACAACACCTTCGGACGTTGGGGCCTCGACATCGAAGACTTGGTGGCGGGCAAACCGTCGGCGTGACGAAGTTCCCTTGCAGATGCCCTGGCCCGCCAGCAATTGAGCGCGTTTGTGGTCGGGGAGTTCAGCAATGCGGCGCCACCGGTCCTTCTGGAACCGTCGAGTTCTAGCCGGCGTCCTAACGCCACTGGGTTCGGGCGAGGTTCGGGGGAACTGTGGGGAATCAGTCGCACACTGAGGTCGATACGATCGGCCTTGCGCGGTGGGGTAGGGAAGCGGCGCTTCTGGGCGAAGACCTGGCCGCGGCCCTGGATCGATCGGGACGACACATTGCGCTGTGCGCCAACGGATTCGGAACCTCGACGCAGACGGAGTTCGTCACCTACGTGACAACGCTCGAGCGACGGGCCGGTGAGATGTTGGGCGCGCTAGAAGGACTCGCCACAGGTCTGGCGGGTGCCGCGGCGTCCTATGGGTCGGTCGATGACTGCGCGGCAGGCTCTTTTCAACAACCCTCGACCGGGCTGCGGCTGTAGAGGGTGGCGTAGTCGTGGATCTCACCGACATCGACAACTGGGACACCGCCGCACTCGACGTGCTGGTCGCAGAACTCAACGGCCGCTTCGCATCTGTGATCGACGCCGACGCAATGTTGCGCAAGGTCGCGGCGACTCCTGGGTGGAAAGGCGAAGGAGCAACCGCGGCCGGGGGATCGTTCCGATCCGTGTCCACATCGCTCAACGATGAGGCAGCTGCGTTGGGCGCGGCGTCGGAGTTGGCCCGCCAGACGAGTATCGCCGTCGGCGAATTGAAGTCGGCGTTGGCGCTTCTTCGCGCCGACGCATCTGACGCCGACATGGTGATCCAACCACCGCCCAAGGTCGATGACGCGTTCGCGATGAACACGACGGGCGAAGAACGGACAGAACGGGAGAAAACGAAGAACCACCTGTTGGTCCGTGCGCGAGCGCTTGTCGTCCAGGCCGAGGACATCGACAACGACACCGCGACTGTCCTGCGCAAGATCGTCGCCGGCGAGATCGTCTATCAAGAGTTCGGCTCGCTCACAGAGGCGTTCGAGTCCGGTCGGGCAGGTGCATCTCTCACTGCGCCCACCTGGCCGAACATGGACAAGAAGTCGCCCGAAGAGATCGACGCCTGGTGGCGGGCGCTCCCGGAGGCGCAGAAGCAGCAGATGATCGCGGAGCATCCGGGGTTGATCGGAAACCTCGACGGTGTGGACGCTGCCTCGCGCGACGTCGCCAACCGGATCGCGCTCGCGGCGCAGACGCAACGGGTGGAGGCCGAACTCGCGGCGCTCGACAGGGCGTACATCGGCGCCAGGGGTCAGTACGCACTCGCCTCAAGGCTGGCCGAAAAGCGCGAAGAGCTCGACGGTTTGCGCGCCGTCAACACGGCACTGGGCGGGGACTACCGCGTTGATCACACCGACACCGGAGCGCGAGCATTCCTGCTCACGTTTCAGCCTGACGGGAAAGAGACGAAAGCAGCGGTCGCGGTGGGCGATCCGGACAAAGCCCGTCATGTCAGC is a window from the Williamsia sp. DF01-3 genome containing:
- a CDS encoding alpha/beta hydrolase, translating into MDLTDIDNWDTAALDVLVAELNGRFASVIDADAMLRKVAATPGWKGEGATAAGGSFRSVSTSLNDEAAALGAASELARQTSIAVGELKSALALLRADASDADMVIQPPPKVDDAFAMNTTGEERTEREKTKNHLLVRARALVVQAEDIDNDTATVLRKIVAGEIVYQEFGSLTEAFESGRAGASLTAPTWPNMDKKSPEEIDAWWRALPEAQKQQMIAEHPGLIGNLDGVDAASRDVANRIALAAQTQRVEAELAALDRAYIGARGQYALASRLAEKREELDGLRAVNTALGGDYRVDHTDTGARAFLLTFQPDGKETKAAVAVGDPDKARHVSVTVPGVNTEAKSIGTMTSEAGALRRETLGILAATGGEGEAVSTVAWIGYDTPDVNDGAPWEALGDGKAKAGADSLADFTRSLGLTSDHSEDEQHLVLNGHSYGSTTASLALQGGAHEYVDDTVFYGSPGVYANTSSQLGLEYGHAYLMNDPDDKWINLAAGEGVHGSNPFASDFIQLSTEERTTADNVHRDGVDSHGQYSRAQEDQGIPGTRENPLRVSGYNLAAILAGRPELADRAE